The Branchiostoma floridae strain S238N-H82 chromosome 8, Bfl_VNyyK, whole genome shotgun sequence genome has a segment encoding these proteins:
- the LOC118420610 gene encoding leukotriene-B4 omega-hydroxylase 3-like, protein MIEKLSKYSGKEDSFEMFHQASLCTMEVILQCAFSGGEMSEQTKNEYVEAVKRIGILLVERNFNPLYVLFTAIYNLSPGGREFLRLCDFVHYTGGSIIKRRRQELERDPEILAEKKRLDFIDILLMARDEDGRGLTDLEIREEVDTFLFAGHDTTASTLSWALYSLAQHPHHQDKVREEVDQLLAGREEDTIQWEDLHKLPYLTMCLKEAMRLHSPVPFISRTVTEDTVIDGVHIPEGSYIGIHLYALHHNPDIWGDQHMEFDPNRFHPDRMKDMDSHAFIPFSAGQRNCIGQNFALNEEKVILARLLHKFTFDLDPARPVEKDMTVVMKTRDGMWMKVKSTGQTAD, encoded by the exons ATGATC GAAAAACTTTCCAAGTACAGTGGGAAAGAGGACAGTTTCGAGATGTTCCACCAGGCGAGCCTCTGTACTATGGAAGTCATCCTGCAGTGCGCGTTTTCCGGAGGGGAAATGTCGGAGCA GACCAAAAATGAGTATGTTGAAGCAGTCAAGAGGATCGGAATCCTGCTAGTTGAGCGCAACTT CAACCCGCTGTACGTTCTGTTCACCGCTATCTACAACCTCTCCCCGGGGGGACGGGAGTTCCTCCGCCTGTGTGACTTTGTTCACTACACAGGGGGCTCTATCATCAAGAGGAGGAGGCAAGAACTG GAACGCGATCCGGAGATCTTAGCTGAGAAGAAAAGGCTGGATTTTATAGACATTTTGCTGATGGCTCGAGATGAAGACGGGAGAGGTCTGACGGATCTGGAGATCAGGGAGGAGGTGGACACGTTCCTGTTTGCCG GCCACGACACGACTGCCAGTACCCTGTCCTGGGCCCTGTACTCCCTGGCTCAACATCCGCACCATCAGGACAAGGTACGGGAAGAAGTGGACCAGCTACTGGCCGGCAGAGAGGAGGACACTATCCAGTG GGAGGACCTCCACAAACTGCCGTACCTGACCATGTGTCTGAAGGAAGCCATGCGGCTCCACTCTCCCGTTCCTTTCATCTCCCGCACCGTGACGGAAGACACCGTGATAGACGGGGTCCACATCCCCGAGGGTTCGTACATAGGGATCCACCTGTACGCGCTGCACCACAACCCGGACATCTGGGGAGATCAGCATATG GAGTTCGACCCAAACCGTTTCCACCCTGACCGGATGAAGGACATGGACTCTCACGCTTTCATTCCGTTCTCTGCCGGACAGAG GAACTGTATCGGACAGAACTTTGCCTTGAACGAAGAGAAGGTGATTCTGGCTCGTCTCCTCCACAA gtttacctttgaccttgaccccGCCCGTCCCGTGGAGAAGGACATGACAGTTGTGATGAAGACCAGGGACGGCATGTGGATGAAGGTCAAGTCTACAGGACAGACAGCTGACTAG
- the LOC118420606 gene encoding cytochrome P450 4F12-like has translation MKTGVSPVDVAVGLLVPIAAYLLFVVAKFLQKYWRDFNVGRQFPSLPYHWLYGNTHLTDGHFGEKYLSSSVDLMKKHPHAQTFWLSGFMPLPILTHPVTIKQLLKASTQKSMDYDQLRPWLGNGLIMSTGDVWKVHRRLLTPAFHFDILKQYVCVYNRAAEHMMEKLSQYTGREDSFEMFHQASLCTMEVILQCAFSGGEMSEQTKNEYVEAVKRIGILQVERNFNPLYMVFDTIFYLSPGGREFLRLCDFVHDTGGSIIKRRRQELEHNPEILAEKKRLDFIDTLLMARDEDGRGLTDLEIREEVDTFLFAGHDTTASTLSWALYSLAQHPHHQDKVREEVDQLLAGREEDTIQWEDLHKLPYLTMCLKEAMRLHSPVPFISRTVTEDTVIDGVHIPEGSYIGIHLYALHHNPDVWGDQHMEFDPSRFHPDRMKDMDSHAFMPFSAGQRNCIGQNFALNEEKVILARLLHKFTFDLDPARPVEKDMIVVMKTRDGMWMKVKSTGQTDD, from the exons ATGAAGACAGGAGTCAGCCCGGTGGATGTCGCAGTCGGACTGCTGGTACCGATAGCTGCGTACCTGCTGTTTGTAGTGGCCAAGTTCCTGCAGAAATACTGGCGGGATTTCAACGTCGGGAGACAGTTTCCCTCCCTTCCCTACCACTGGCTGTACGGCAACACACACCTG ACTGATGGCCATTTCGGTGAGAAGTACCTGTCCTCGTCAGTCGATCTCATGAAGAAACACCCCCATGCCCAGACCTTCTGGCTGTCTGGCTTCATGCCCTTGCCCATTTTAACCCACCCGGTAACCATCAAGCAGCTTCTAAAGGCTTCCA CTCAGAAGTCTATGGACTATGATCAACTACGGCCGTGGTTGG GTAACGGCCTGATCATGAGTACTGGTGACGTGTGGAAGGTTCACCGCCGTCTCCTCACGCCTGCCTTTCACTTCGATATCCTCAAACAGTACGTCTGTGTCTACAACAGGGCGGCGGAACACATGATG GAAAAACTTTCCCAGTACACTGGGAGAGAGGACAGTTTCGAGATGTTCCACCAGGCGAGCCTCTGTACTATGGAAGTCATCCTGCAGTGCGCGTTTTCCGGAGGGGAAATGTCGGAGCA AACCAAAAATGAGTACGTTGAAGCAGTGAAGCGAATCGGAATCCTGCAAGTTGAGCGCAACTT CAACCCCCTGTACATGGTGTTCGACACTATCTTCTACCTCTCCCCGGGGGGACGGGAGTTCCTCCGCCTGTGTGACTTTGTTCACGACACAGGGGGTTCTATCATCAAGAGGAGGAGGCAAGAACTG GAACACAATCCGGAAATTTTGGCTGAGAAGAAAAGGCTGGATTTTATAGACACTTTGCTGATGGCTCGAGATGAAGACGGGAGAGGTCTGACAGATCTGGAGATCAGGGAGGAGGTGGACACGTTCCTGTTCGCCG GCCACGACACGACAGCCAGTACCCTGTCCTGGGCCCTGTACTCCCTGGCTCAACATCCGCACCATCAGGACAAGGTACGGGAAGAAGTGGACCAGCTACTGGCCGGCAGAGAGGAGGACACTATCCAGTG GGAGGACCTCCACAAACTGCCGTACCTGACCATGTGTCTGAAGGAAGCCATGCGGCTCCACTCTCCCGTTCCTTTCATCTCCCGCACCGTGACGGAAGACACCGTGATAGACGGGGTCCACATCCCCGAGGGTTCGTACATAGGGATCCACCTGTACGCGCTGCACCACAACCCGGACGTCTGGGGAGATCAGCATATG GAGTTTGACCCAAGTCGTTTCCACCCTGACCGGATGAAGGACATGGACTCTCACGCTTTCATGCCGTTCTCTGCCGGACAGAG GAACTGTATCGGACAGAACTTTGCCCTGAACGAAGAAAAGGTGATTCTGGCGCGTCTCCTCCACAA gtttacctttgaccttgaccccGCCCGTCCCGTGGAGAAGGACATGATAGTTGTGATGAAGACCAGGGACGGCATGTGGATGAAGGTCAAGTCTACAGGGCAGACAGATGACTAG
- the LOC118421773 gene encoding cytochrome P450 4X1-like has translation MKTSVSPVDVAVGLLVPVVVYLLFVVAKFLWNYWRLFRVERQFPSPPYHWLYGNMHLTDGYLGERYLSMIREVVRKHPRAHSFWLAPFLTVIHVTIKQLLKTSSNGLIVSTGDVWKVHRRLLTPAFHFDILKQ, from the exons ATGAAGACATCAGTCAGCCCGGTGGATGTCGCAGTCGGACTGCTGGTACCAGTAGTTGTGTACCTACTATTTGTAGTGGCCAAGTTCCTGTGGAATTATTGGCGGCTTTTTCGTGTTGAGCGACAGTTTCCCTCCCCTCCCTACCACTGGCTCTACGGCAACATGCACCTG ACGGACGGGTACCTGGGTGAGAGGTACCTGTCCATGATCCGCGAGGTTGTGAGGAAACACCCCCGTGCACACTCCTTCTGGCTGGCTCCCTTCCTAACCGTCATCCATGTAACCATCAAGCAGCTTCTCAAGACTTCCA GTAACGGCCTGATAGTGAGTACCGGTGACGTGTGGAAGGTTCACCGCCGTCTCCTCACGCCTGCCTTTCACTTCGATATCCTCAAACAGTAG